The Hyphomicrobiales bacterium genome has a window encoding:
- the gatC gene encoding Aspartyl/glutamyl-tRNA(Asn/Gln) amidotransferase subunit C, which produces MSVDLATVKRVAHLARIAVPEADLPKLQGELNAILGFVEQLDEVDVDGVEPMTSVTPMAMKQREDVVTDGEIADTIVANAPASEDDYFMVPKVIE; this is translated from the coding sequence ATGTCGGTCGATCTCGCCACCGTCAAACGCGTCGCGCATCTCGCGCGCATCGCCGTGCCGGAGGCCGATCTGCCCAAGCTGCAAGGCGAGCTCAACGCCATCCTCGGCTTCGTCGAGCAACTCGACGAGGTCGATGTCGATGGCGTCGAGCCGATGACCTCGGTGACGCCGATGGCGATGAAGCAGCGCGAGGACGTGGTCACCGATGGCGAGATCGCCGACACCATCGTCGCCAACGCTCCCGCCTCCGAGGACGATTATTTCATGGTGCCGAAGGTGATCGAGTAA